The following proteins are encoded in a genomic region of Blastopirellula marina:
- the hisS gene encoding histidine--tRNA ligase, with protein sequence MIQPRTLKGFRDYLPDAMMPREQLINTARKVYRSYGFAPIDTPTLEYAEILLGKGSEETDRQMFRFEDQGKRDVGMRFDLTVPLARFAAQHIGVLGTPFKRYHIATVWRGEAPQRGRYREFMQCDFDTIGTKSLVADIETALVIHDLMLAIGFEAFTVRVNNRQVLSGLLEKLDLSEKSTEILRALDKLAKIGPEKVAAEMQQAAGATAEQAAQVLKLAEIGGTSDEILSALDKLVAGSEKGETGVGQLRELTQATAAAGVPSDRLQIDVSIARGLDYYTGTIFETFLGELPEIGSVCSGGRYNDLASLYTNQELPGIGASLGLDRLLAAMEELGRLEQRTTPAEVFIPYFDESSLQAYLKIASQLRGAGFNVELYPDAKKLGQQLKYADRRGFKVAIVAGDRELAENSCQLKDLKTGDSQTVSLQEDAAELIAAIPKILRDSA encoded by the coding sequence CTGATCCAGCCTCGCACATTGAAGGGCTTTCGCGACTATCTTCCAGACGCGATGATGCCTCGCGAACAGCTGATCAACACAGCGCGGAAAGTCTATCGATCGTATGGCTTCGCCCCGATCGATACGCCCACGCTGGAATACGCCGAAATCTTGCTGGGCAAAGGAAGCGAAGAAACCGATCGCCAGATGTTTCGCTTCGAGGACCAAGGTAAGCGCGACGTTGGGATGCGGTTTGATCTGACGGTTCCATTGGCCCGTTTCGCCGCACAGCACATCGGCGTGTTGGGAACACCGTTCAAGCGCTATCACATTGCCACCGTCTGGCGTGGCGAGGCACCTCAGCGGGGTCGCTATCGAGAGTTTATGCAGTGTGATTTCGACACGATCGGTACCAAATCACTGGTCGCTGATATCGAGACCGCTCTGGTAATTCATGACTTGATGCTGGCGATCGGCTTCGAGGCGTTCACGGTCCGGGTTAACAATCGCCAAGTCCTTTCTGGCTTGCTGGAGAAGCTCGACCTGTCCGAGAAGTCGACCGAGATCCTCCGAGCACTCGACAAGCTGGCGAAGATCGGGCCAGAAAAGGTAGCCGCGGAAATGCAACAAGCAGCAGGCGCTACGGCTGAGCAAGCGGCCCAGGTGCTGAAGCTGGCTGAAATCGGGGGTACTTCAGACGAGATTCTGAGCGCCCTCGATAAACTGGTCGCTGGGAGCGAAAAGGGTGAGACTGGTGTCGGACAGCTTCGTGAACTAACCCAAGCAACCGCCGCAGCAGGTGTTCCGTCTGATCGATTACAAATCGACGTCTCGATTGCTCGCGGGTTGGACTATTATACCGGGACGATCTTCGAGACCTTCCTGGGCGAGTTGCCAGAGATCGGAAGTGTTTGCAGTGGTGGTCGTTACAACGATTTAGCCAGCCTCTACACCAACCAGGAACTTCCCGGGATCGGGGCTTCGCTCGGTTTGGACCGTTTGCTTGCCGCCATGGAAGAGCTTGGCCGGCTCGAACAACGAACGACGCCAGCCGAAGTTTTCATCCCCTATTTCGATGAGTCAAGCTTACAAGCCTATCTGAAGATCGCATCCCAGTTGCGTGGAGCGGGTTTCAATGTCGAGCTGTACCCCGATGCGAAAAAGCTTGGTCAGCAGCTGAAGTATGCCGATCGACGTGGGTTTAAAGTCGCGATTGTCGCTGGCGATCGAGAGCTCGCTGAGAACAGCTGCCAGCTGAAAGATCTGAAGACAGGCGACTCGCAAACCGTCAGTCTGCAAGAGGATGCTGCTGAACTAATTGCGGCAATTCCGAAAATTCTACGGGACTCCGCATAA
- a CDS encoding HYExAFE family protein has protein sequence MTIRTNHYEVAFEAFLRQQKIPYIAVDERRRALLGSGSLKNLDFIASPSGGEMSWLIDIKGRKFPSGRRNRYWKNWTTTDDLHSLSQWQRLLGPQFRGLLVFAYEVVGDMAPVPDRQLFVHQERLYAFIGVRLDLYLAWARKISPRWKTMAMPTKAFRQLAEPVQVTLQTPIVSGGDFDQRRISDTMPAIA, from the coding sequence ATGACCATCCGGACCAATCATTACGAAGTTGCCTTCGAGGCGTTTCTACGCCAGCAGAAGATTCCATACATCGCCGTCGACGAACGTCGTCGGGCTTTGTTAGGAAGCGGTTCGTTGAAAAACCTTGACTTCATTGCCTCCCCCTCGGGGGGAGAGATGTCCTGGCTGATCGATATCAAGGGACGAAAGTTCCCTTCAGGTCGCCGGAACCGCTATTGGAAGAACTGGACGACCACTGACGATTTGCACAGCTTGTCACAGTGGCAGCGACTGCTGGGCCCGCAGTTTCGCGGTTTGCTCGTCTTTGCCTATGAAGTAGTCGGTGACATGGCTCCGGTGCCGGATCGCCAACTATTCGTCCACCAGGAACGTCTTTACGCATTCATCGGAGTACGGCTCGATCTTTACCTGGCTTGGGCTCGGAAGATTTCGCCTCGCTGGAAGACGATGGCCATGCCAACCAAGGCATTTCGCCAATTGGCCGAACCGGTGCAAGTGACACTGCAAACGCCCATTGTCAGCGGGGGCGATTTCGATCAGCGGCGCATCAGCGATACGATGCCTGCGATCGCCTGA
- a CDS encoding sulfite oxidase-like oxidoreductase, with protein MNPEDHDRAKYQSGEVPGHHHVTDEEVIISRDTYRDNRIPPGQSRTKKWPVLHATIVPEVTKETWSLRVFGLVENERTYNWDQFQALPRVKVFADFHCVTQWSRLGNMWEGVSTKYLLDEAGIKPEAKFVICHGYDNGWTTNIPLEEFLHDDCLLADKHDDMELNADHGGPVRGIVPRLYAWKGAKWIKAIELSATDEPGYWERSGYHNLGDPWKEQRFGSDQVPPGFYS; from the coding sequence ATGAATCCTGAAGATCACGACCGAGCGAAGTATCAAAGTGGCGAAGTCCCAGGTCACCACCATGTGACCGATGAAGAGGTGATCATTAGCCGCGATACCTATCGGGACAATCGCATCCCACCAGGCCAAAGTCGCACCAAGAAATGGCCTGTGCTTCATGCGACGATCGTCCCTGAGGTGACCAAGGAAACGTGGTCGCTACGTGTGTTTGGGCTCGTCGAGAATGAACGAACTTACAATTGGGATCAGTTCCAAGCCTTGCCGCGTGTTAAGGTCTTCGCAGATTTCCATTGTGTTACGCAGTGGTCACGCTTAGGAAACATGTGGGAAGGCGTTTCAACGAAGTACCTTCTCGATGAAGCCGGCATAAAACCCGAAGCGAAGTTCGTGATATGCCACGGCTACGATAACGGCTGGACGACCAACATCCCGCTTGAAGAGTTCCTCCATGACGATTGCTTACTTGCCGATAAGCATGACGACATGGAACTGAATGCCGACCACGGCGGCCCCGTACGAGGAATCGTTCCCCGGCTTTATGCCTGGAAAGGTGCAAAGTGGATTAAAGCCATTGAACTTTCCGCCACAGACGAGCCCGGCTATTGGGAGCGAAGCGGCTACCACAATCTCGGAGATCCATGGAAGGAACAACGGTTTGGTAGCGACCAAGTTCCGCCAGGGTTTTATTCGTAG
- a CDS encoding YkgJ family cysteine cluster protein — MLDTKPSREDVGPDQVLCEFCTAKCCRYFALPIETPTEFADFEFIRWYLLHDRASVFKDDDVWYLLVHTTCKHLRDDNMCGIYETRPQICRDYTTDACEYDDDWCYEKYFETPEQIWEYAEATMPRRPGQSMRSPKPPELPILS, encoded by the coding sequence ATGCTCGATACGAAGCCAAGCCGAGAAGATGTGGGGCCTGATCAGGTCCTATGCGAGTTCTGCACCGCGAAGTGCTGCCGATACTTTGCTCTACCGATCGAAACCCCTACGGAATTCGCCGATTTCGAATTCATCCGCTGGTATCTGTTGCACGATCGGGCTTCGGTCTTCAAAGACGATGATGTCTGGTATCTGCTGGTTCACACAACTTGCAAGCACCTGCGCGACGATAATATGTGTGGGATCTACGAGACTCGTCCCCAGATTTGCCGCGACTACACAACCGACGCGTGCGAGTATGACGACGACTGGTGCTACGAAAAGTACTTTGAAACCCCAGAGCAGATCTGGGAGTACGCCGAAGCGACCATGCCTCGCCGACCTGGTCAAAGCATGCGTAGCCCCAAACCGCCAGAACTGCCGATTCTTTCGTAG
- the hemE gene encoding uroporphyrinogen decarboxylase — translation MSENGKNFAGLNVASFESRRGKEMAMLIEKFGGVPHVSPSMREVPLKENQPAIDFANRVITGQIDIVVFMTGVGFNHLLAAINRKVDKQQFFDALSDIVTITRGPKPVAAMREVGLTPTIKVPEPNTWREILQTIDTEIHIANQTLVVQEYGVTNASLVAGLEARGANVEALHVYDWDLPEDIGPLAANIQKVIDGDIDVSMFTSANQLNHVLKLAERQGQLEAFSAALRGTVICSVGPTMSERLRDLGYPVDVEPAHPKMGPLVAAAAERSKDILVRKRQIRAVLEETTKVALNKDAPWYNSPFLKACRREPTDVTPVWLMRQAGRYMKEYRDVRAKTTFLDLCRNPQLCSEVMCTAVNKLGVDAAIIFSDLLPILQPMGLDLEFAKGEGPVIHNPIRDAADVDRVLELESTDSLHYVMETVKQTRADLPADMPLIGFAGAPFTLASYAIEGGGSRDYVNTKTLMFRDPGAWRELMERFVRAISRYLNAQIASGAQAVQLFDSWAGALGPDDYRRYVLPYVKDIVAQIAPGVPVINFATGNPALLPMLAESGAAVVGVDWRIRLDVAWETVGHNIAVQGNLDPVSLLADPIELRRRAKEVLDQAAGRPGHIFNLGHGVMQQTPVDNARALVDMVHEMSQR, via the coding sequence ATGTCAGAAAACGGAAAGAACTTTGCCGGATTGAATGTTGCCTCGTTCGAGAGCCGTCGCGGTAAAGAAATGGCGATGCTGATCGAGAAGTTCGGCGGCGTGCCCCATGTTAGCCCCTCGATGCGAGAAGTGCCACTCAAAGAGAACCAGCCCGCCATCGATTTCGCCAATCGTGTGATCACCGGGCAAATCGATATCGTAGTCTTCATGACCGGTGTCGGCTTTAATCACCTGCTGGCAGCGATTAATCGAAAGGTCGATAAGCAGCAATTCTTCGATGCCTTGTCGGACATTGTCACGATTACGCGTGGTCCCAAGCCGGTTGCCGCGATGCGTGAAGTTGGCCTCACGCCGACAATCAAAGTGCCAGAGCCCAACACCTGGCGCGAGATTCTGCAAACGATCGACACCGAGATCCACATTGCCAACCAAACATTGGTGGTTCAAGAGTACGGTGTAACCAATGCCAGTCTCGTAGCCGGGCTCGAGGCGCGTGGTGCGAACGTCGAAGCGCTGCATGTTTACGATTGGGATTTACCAGAAGACATCGGCCCCTTGGCGGCAAACATTCAGAAGGTGATCGATGGGGACATTGATGTCTCAATGTTCACCTCAGCCAATCAATTGAACCATGTCTTGAAGCTTGCCGAACGTCAGGGACAACTCGAAGCGTTTTCAGCTGCTTTGCGTGGTACCGTGATTTGCAGTGTCGGTCCCACCATGAGCGAGCGACTCCGTGACTTAGGCTATCCGGTCGATGTCGAGCCAGCCCATCCCAAGATGGGGCCCCTCGTCGCGGCAGCTGCCGAACGTTCGAAAGACATCTTGGTTCGCAAACGTCAGATACGTGCAGTCTTAGAGGAGACAACGAAAGTGGCACTCAACAAGGACGCTCCTTGGTACAACAGCCCATTCCTAAAAGCTTGCCGTCGTGAGCCGACGGATGTCACCCCTGTATGGCTGATGCGACAAGCAGGGCGATATATGAAGGAGTATCGCGACGTCCGCGCCAAGACAACTTTTCTCGACTTATGCCGGAATCCTCAGTTGTGCAGCGAAGTGATGTGCACTGCGGTGAATAAGCTGGGTGTCGACGCGGCGATCATCTTCTCTGACTTGCTGCCGATCCTACAGCCAATGGGATTGGATTTGGAATTCGCCAAAGGGGAAGGCCCGGTCATTCATAATCCGATTCGAGACGCTGCCGACGTCGACCGTGTGCTGGAATTAGAAAGCACCGATTCGTTGCACTACGTGATGGAAACGGTCAAACAGACACGTGCTGATTTGCCAGCAGATATGCCGTTGATCGGCTTCGCTGGGGCTCCGTTCACGCTGGCCAGCTACGCGATTGAAGGGGGCGGGAGTCGCGACTACGTTAATACGAAGACCCTCATGTTTCGCGATCCAGGTGCCTGGCGTGAACTGATGGAGCGATTTGTCCGAGCGATCTCTCGTTACTTAAACGCTCAGATCGCATCGGGCGCTCAGGCGGTACAATTGTTCGATTCCTGGGCAGGGGCACTCGGACCGGATGACTATCGTCGGTACGTGTTGCCGTACGTGAAGGATATCGTCGCTCAAATCGCACCTGGGGTGCCGGTGATCAACTTCGCCACCGGAAACCCCGCCTTGCTACCGATGCTAGCCGAATCTGGGGCAGCGGTCGTGGGTGTTGATTGGCGGATCCGGCTCGATGTCGCCTGGGAGACGGTTGGCCACAACATCGCTGTGCAAGGCAACCTCGATCCAGTCTCGCTGCTGGCAGATCCGATTGAACTTCGCCGTCGAGCCAAGGAGGTACTCGATCAAGCTGCTGGCCGACCAGGACATATCTTCAATCTTGGTCACGGCGTCATGCAGCAAACACCGGTTGACAACGCACGCGCACTGGTCGACATGGTGCACGAAATGAGCCAGCGCTAA
- a CDS encoding diguanylate cyclase domain-containing protein gives MRYRLLVIESNVAMREQLLTALSVHHDVKTLLDGTEVHQAIAEFKPELILLDFHLADGSAIEICHSIRHLLVERQIQLLVLGQGMGEAERLQAFAAGADDIIDKSIGQLELNAKIDVLMRLRSALVRATSAERKLEGYTRELERIVDKRSLAIQATQDIAVFALAKLADSRDTETGEHLVRMRAYSQMIAEQLRMSGPYQDEIDDQFLADLFRSSPLHDIGKVGISDAILLKPGSLNSEEFQAMKEHVRIGAETLEEAARSGQSGSFFHMAAQIARYHHERWDGEGYLEGLRGSQIPLPARIVSVADVFDALTSKRVYKEAIPRESAREMIREGSGTQFDPTIVDAFLHAFDKMVALSNQPSQAVRFQAALPTWKANHHWGKYQATVESFNKEKLLVVESGSIELGSISNWMQSAGMNVRRCESYTEAMELIREDCPTVLITNWGVTDPDCEMFFRWIREEHLPQYVYTMAVIDHQEILEASKIYRLGVDDVISQEISRDELLARLNSAVRVIELENHLRNVERHDPLTGLATLRYLNDQLKREWARTRNYRLPVACVIIDIDDFSEINQKYGMEVGDKVLQKLAETISEQGRVIDYLCRLDCDRLLLVLPECAEINAFRIAKRIEMQIEKVTVDVGSDQIRYSVSMGVAQRTKQTPNLESLLDHAKAALAVAKKSGKRSVVRYQDCEDCTGTIVEGDQVRNHLEHMTASEIMVAPIKCIIESEPVEAAVKLLLSNDFNSVPVVDEHGNLTGVISEKDLMLALRKHDAWNSPVSEFMRQDVVRFEENEPAIHVYEFLSQASIRRVIIVRDNRPTGVISRGSCLRSLQTQGTDAMLGSPEELASMLDSGVYESATLGQLRDLVKQFRQVSEYRRSKELQI, from the coding sequence ATGCGATATCGACTTCTTGTCATCGAAAGCAACGTAGCAATGCGCGAGCAATTGCTGACTGCGCTTTCGGTACATCATGACGTAAAAACCTTACTGGACGGAACCGAGGTCCATCAGGCTATCGCTGAATTCAAGCCTGAATTGATCCTTCTCGACTTTCACTTGGCGGACGGATCGGCTATCGAAATCTGTCATTCGATCCGCCATCTACTCGTTGAACGGCAGATCCAATTGTTAGTGCTTGGCCAGGGAATGGGCGAAGCGGAACGTTTACAGGCATTCGCTGCCGGTGCCGACGATATCATCGATAAGTCGATTGGACAACTTGAACTGAACGCCAAGATCGACGTTCTCATGCGACTACGAAGTGCCTTGGTGAGGGCCACGTCGGCGGAACGAAAGCTGGAAGGGTATACTCGCGAACTCGAACGAATTGTGGATAAGCGGTCTCTCGCGATTCAAGCAACGCAAGATATCGCCGTGTTTGCTTTGGCAAAGTTAGCCGACTCACGCGATACCGAGACTGGCGAGCATTTGGTGCGGATGCGTGCCTATTCCCAGATGATCGCCGAACAACTCCGTATGAGTGGTCCGTATCAAGATGAAATCGACGATCAGTTTCTAGCTGATCTCTTTCGATCAAGCCCTCTACACGATATCGGCAAGGTCGGCATTTCAGATGCCATCTTATTGAAGCCAGGATCGTTGAACTCGGAAGAGTTTCAAGCGATGAAGGAGCACGTGCGAATCGGCGCAGAAACTCTCGAAGAGGCAGCCCGCAGCGGTCAAAGTGGATCGTTCTTTCACATGGCTGCGCAGATTGCTCGTTATCACCACGAACGTTGGGATGGTGAAGGTTACCTGGAAGGGCTCAGGGGAAGTCAGATACCACTCCCAGCACGCATTGTGAGTGTGGCGGATGTGTTCGACGCACTGACTAGCAAGCGTGTCTATAAAGAAGCGATCCCTCGCGAATCAGCCCGCGAAATGATACGCGAAGGTAGCGGTACCCAGTTTGATCCTACGATTGTTGATGCTTTTCTCCACGCGTTCGACAAGATGGTTGCATTATCAAATCAGCCATCACAGGCAGTTCGTTTCCAAGCCGCTTTGCCGACCTGGAAAGCCAATCATCATTGGGGCAAGTATCAAGCCACGGTCGAATCGTTTAACAAAGAGAAACTATTGGTGGTCGAAAGTGGTTCGATCGAACTCGGCTCGATTTCCAACTGGATGCAGTCGGCGGGAATGAACGTGCGTCGTTGTGAAAGCTACACCGAGGCGATGGAACTCATTCGTGAGGACTGTCCGACCGTTCTGATCACGAACTGGGGAGTGACTGATCCCGACTGCGAGATGTTCTTCCGTTGGATTCGTGAAGAGCATCTTCCGCAATACGTTTACACCATGGCTGTTATCGATCATCAAGAGATCTTGGAAGCCTCGAAAATCTATCGACTGGGGGTGGACGATGTGATCTCGCAAGAAATCAGCCGCGATGAGCTACTAGCTCGCCTTAACTCGGCAGTTCGCGTGATCGAGCTGGAGAATCATTTAAGGAATGTCGAGCGACACGATCCATTAACAGGACTGGCGACGCTTCGCTACCTGAACGATCAACTAAAACGGGAATGGGCTCGGACACGCAATTATCGTTTGCCGGTGGCGTGCGTGATTATCGATATCGACGACTTCAGCGAGATCAACCAGAAGTACGGTATGGAGGTCGGCGACAAGGTCCTTCAGAAGTTGGCCGAGACAATCTCAGAGCAAGGACGCGTCATCGATTACTTGTGCCGACTCGATTGCGATCGGTTGTTGCTCGTGTTGCCGGAGTGCGCCGAGATTAATGCGTTTCGGATTGCGAAACGAATCGAGATGCAGATTGAGAAGGTCACCGTCGATGTGGGGAGTGATCAGATCCGGTATTCGGTAAGCATGGGAGTGGCGCAACGAACGAAGCAAACCCCCAATCTTGAATCACTGCTTGATCATGCCAAGGCCGCACTCGCTGTCGCTAAGAAGTCCGGCAAAAGAAGCGTGGTTCGTTATCAAGATTGCGAAGACTGTACCGGGACGATTGTGGAAGGGGATCAGGTTCGTAATCATCTCGAACACATGACCGCCTCCGAGATCATGGTGGCTCCTATCAAATGCATCATCGAGAGCGAACCGGTCGAAGCGGCTGTCAAGTTGCTGTTGAGCAACGATTTTAATTCAGTGCCGGTTGTGGATGAGCATGGCAATTTGACGGGTGTCATTTCCGAGAAGGATCTCATGTTGGCGTTACGGAAGCACGATGCCTGGAACTCACCCGTCAGCGAGTTCATGCGACAAGATGTCGTTCGTTTTGAAGAGAATGAGCCGGCCATCCATGTGTACGAGTTTTTGAGCCAGGCAAGCATTCGCCGTGTCATCATCGTACGTGACAATCGGCCAACCGGCGTGATCAGTCGAGGAAGTTGCTTGCGATCGCTTCAAACTCAAGGGACTGACGCAATGCTTGGAAGCCCTGAAGAATTGGCTTCGATGCTTGATTCTGGAGTATACGAGTCGGCCACGCTGGGGCAACTTCGCGATCTCGTCAAGCAGTTCCGACAGGTGAGCGAATATCGCCGGTCGAAAGAGCTACAGATCTAA
- a CDS encoding vWA domain-containing protein, translated as MQLSCFYCGKHLTATAQQLGGEVVCPHCGNVVRLPDAETLHETEEQQKEAPLHSWLNDSISGFASLLFHGGLLFLLALVQCNYTSGVPEGEEVNIGPLPGVDLTDNSGEVLDASEMEQSSDTASLDELVADIQPPTAATSDMGQEVSLSQLLPTGASGGAANSLNTIGGGGGAVGAGTTFMGVRAEGSRICIIADCSGSMDGAKLDFVKEEILEAVRSMSRESEFQIIFFNSQAVPYTQKGWRNPKRDLESVKKWLNTVHAQGGTMPLSAFQEAFRLMPTPDAIFFMTDGLFEPDVPPQVKAMNIGGSSKAKIHAISFLDKSAEQFMRQIATDSGGTYRHVSAF; from the coding sequence ATGCAACTTTCCTGTTTTTATTGTGGCAAGCATCTGACGGCCACGGCCCAACAATTGGGTGGGGAAGTCGTATGTCCGCACTGCGGAAATGTGGTTCGTCTTCCCGATGCCGAGACGTTGCACGAAACCGAAGAGCAGCAAAAGGAGGCGCCCCTCCATAGTTGGCTGAACGACAGCATCTCAGGCTTCGCTTCCCTATTGTTCCATGGGGGACTTCTGTTTCTGCTCGCCTTGGTGCAGTGCAACTATACCAGTGGTGTTCCAGAAGGGGAGGAAGTCAACATCGGCCCTCTTCCCGGGGTTGATTTGACCGACAACTCGGGTGAAGTCCTTGATGCCAGCGAGATGGAGCAATCATCCGATACGGCGAGTCTCGACGAATTGGTCGCCGACATTCAACCTCCCACGGCGGCCACTTCCGACATGGGACAAGAGGTCAGCCTCTCGCAGTTACTTCCTACCGGAGCATCGGGCGGTGCCGCCAATTCCCTAAATACTATTGGAGGTGGTGGTGGAGCGGTCGGCGCTGGAACGACCTTCATGGGCGTTCGGGCCGAAGGATCGCGAATTTGCATTATCGCCGACTGTAGTGGCAGTATGGATGGTGCCAAACTCGACTTCGTGAAGGAAGAGATTCTAGAAGCGGTCCGCAGTATGTCACGCGAGTCGGAATTTCAAATTATCTTCTTCAATAGCCAAGCGGTTCCTTACACACAAAAAGGTTGGCGCAACCCGAAACGAGACCTCGAGAGCGTAAAAAAGTGGCTTAATACAGTGCATGCTCAGGGGGGCACCATGCCGCTATCGGCTTTTCAGGAAGCGTTCCGCTTGATGCCGACTCCTGATGCGATCTTCTTCATGACCGATGGTTTGTTTGAACCGGATGTGCCTCCCCAGGTCAAGGCGATGAATATTGGTGGTAGTTCGAAAGCCAAGATTCATGCAATCTCATTCCTCGACAAATCGGCGGAACAATTCATGCGACAAATCGCCACGGACTCCGGAGGTACTTATCGCCATGTCTCCGCCTTTTAA
- a CDS encoding formyltransferase family protein: MFVVITAVGPDNVGLADPIIHYVTGLGANIAEIQMYDHDEEAVFAMFLRIQINPELYTSLRTALSEIGRLKKLSVRVWSADIRQESPRVAICTTYRPEPALAVLKAMKAGEIKATPAVMIGNRDNCKPLSEEYGVDWHSIGGEKGEADDDRMIEILDQYDVDYVLLARYMRILPAASCWKYAGGRIINLHHGLLPSFPGIRPYHDANESRMLTFGATCHFIVPELDAGNQIIHQETFSVEPGTKIDEIIRVGQEVNEPACLVKGLQRVVDREIELHFHRVVPRKGM; encoded by the coding sequence ATGTTCGTTGTGATAACCGCGGTTGGACCCGATAACGTCGGATTGGCCGATCCGATCATTCACTATGTAACGGGGCTGGGGGCGAACATTGCTGAGATCCAGATGTACGATCATGACGAAGAGGCCGTCTTTGCCATGTTTCTGCGAATTCAGATCAATCCTGAATTGTACACGTCTCTTCGCACGGCTCTGTCCGAGATTGGTCGATTGAAGAAATTATCGGTGCGTGTCTGGTCGGCCGACATTCGTCAAGAATCCCCCCGTGTGGCAATTTGCACGACTTACCGTCCTGAGCCCGCCCTGGCGGTTCTTAAAGCGATGAAGGCTGGCGAAATCAAAGCAACTCCCGCCGTGATGATTGGCAATCGCGACAACTGCAAACCTCTGTCAGAGGAATATGGCGTCGACTGGCATAGCATCGGCGGCGAAAAGGGGGAAGCGGACGACGATCGCATGATCGAAATCCTCGATCAGTACGATGTCGACTACGTTCTGCTGGCCCGCTACATGCGAATTTTGCCGGCGGCCAGTTGCTGGAAATATGCTGGTGGCCGCATCATCAATTTGCATCATGGCTTGTTGCCCAGCTTTCCTGGGATTCGTCCCTATCACGATGCTAACGAGTCACGCATGTTGACTTTTGGGGCGACCTGCCATTTTATTGTCCCGGAATTGGACGCCGGAAATCAGATTATCCATCAAGAGACCTTCTCGGTCGAACCGGGCACCAAGATCGACGAGATCATCCGCGTTGGCCAAGAGGTCAACGAGCCAGCCTGTCTCGTGAAAGGGCTGCAACGCGTCGTCGATCGAGAAATCGAGCTTCACTTTCACCGTGTCGTTCCGCGCAAAGGAATGTGA